In Streptomyces chartreusis, the following proteins share a genomic window:
- a CDS encoding MFS transporter, with the protein MTSPVPDTGSRIPEAVHRRRWAILGVLMLSLLIVVLDNSILNVAIKTISTPAPTGLGATQSELEWAINAYTLVFAGLLFSAGILGDRLGRKKVLLGGLAVFGIGSALAAFSGSPGELITFRAVMGLGAAFVMPATLAVLMNVFERDEQPKAIGIWAGGVGLAIAIGPITGGLLLDHFWWGSVFLINVPIVLLALGLMLWLVPDSRDPNPGRIDPIGVVLSVVGLVLLVYGIIKGGQLADFTDVTVLATIAAGLAVLAAFVVFEKRSDHPSVDITYFRNKVFSAAIGVIALVFFALMGVTFFSVFYTQSVRGYSPLETGLLMLPLAAAQMIFAPRARLLVDRFGNRATTTGAMLLIALTLAAFATFEADTPIWLLEVVFFFMGAAMAHIMTPVSVVIMQALPREKAGSASALSNTFRQVGGALGIAVLGSVLSTAYRNGIEDRLGALPAGVRHTAGESIEATLGVADRLGPRGEALIGPAHDAFLHAMHITALWGAGIAVLGAVVVALFLPGRPAAAQKSEEEQELVASE; encoded by the coding sequence ATGACTTCTCCCGTCCCTGACACCGGCTCCCGGATACCGGAGGCCGTGCACCGGCGCCGCTGGGCGATCCTCGGCGTGCTGATGCTCAGCCTGCTGATCGTCGTGCTGGACAACTCCATCCTGAACGTCGCCATCAAGACCATCTCGACCCCCGCGCCGACCGGCCTCGGCGCCACGCAGAGCGAGCTGGAATGGGCGATCAACGCCTACACCCTCGTCTTCGCGGGCCTGCTGTTCAGCGCGGGCATCCTGGGTGACCGACTCGGCCGCAAGAAGGTGCTGCTCGGCGGGCTCGCCGTGTTCGGCATCGGCTCCGCGCTCGCCGCGTTCTCCGGCTCCCCCGGTGAGCTGATCACCTTCCGCGCGGTGATGGGCCTCGGCGCGGCCTTCGTCATGCCGGCCACCCTCGCCGTGCTGATGAACGTCTTCGAGCGGGACGAGCAGCCCAAGGCCATCGGCATCTGGGCCGGCGGCGTCGGACTCGCCATCGCCATCGGCCCCATCACGGGCGGTCTGCTGCTCGACCACTTCTGGTGGGGTTCGGTCTTCCTCATCAACGTGCCGATCGTGCTCCTCGCGCTCGGGCTGATGCTGTGGCTGGTCCCGGACTCGCGCGACCCGAACCCCGGCCGGATCGACCCGATCGGCGTGGTGCTCTCCGTCGTCGGCCTGGTCCTGCTCGTCTACGGCATCATCAAGGGCGGCCAGCTCGCCGACTTCACGGACGTGACGGTCCTCGCGACGATCGCCGCCGGCCTCGCCGTGCTCGCCGCCTTCGTGGTGTTCGAGAAGCGCAGCGACCATCCGTCCGTCGACATCACGTACTTCCGCAACAAGGTCTTCTCCGCCGCGATCGGCGTCATCGCGCTGGTCTTCTTCGCGCTGATGGGCGTGACGTTCTTCTCGGTCTTCTACACCCAGAGCGTGCGCGGCTACTCGCCGCTGGAGACCGGTCTGCTGATGCTGCCGCTGGCCGCCGCGCAGATGATCTTCGCGCCGCGCGCCCGGCTGCTGGTCGACCGGTTCGGCAACCGGGCCACGACGACCGGCGCCATGCTGCTGATCGCGCTCACGCTGGCCGCGTTCGCGACCTTCGAGGCGGACACGCCGATCTGGCTGCTTGAGGTCGTGTTCTTCTTCATGGGCGCTGCGATGGCCCACATCATGACGCCCGTCAGCGTCGTCATCATGCAGGCCCTGCCCCGCGAGAAGGCCGGTTCCGCCTCCGCGCTGAGCAACACCTTCCGCCAGGTCGGAGGCGCCCTCGGCATCGCCGTCCTCGGCTCGGTCCTGTCGACGGCGTACCGCAACGGCATCGAGGACCGGCTCGGCGCGCTGCCCGCGGGCGTACGGCACACGGCGGGCGAGTCCATCGAGGCCACGCTCGGCGTCGCCGACCGGCTCGGCCCGCGCGGCGAGGCCCTCATCGGCCCGGCGCACGACGCGTTCCTGCACGCCATGCACATCACGGCGCTGTGGGGCGCCGGGATCGCGGTGCTCGGCGCGGTGGTCGTGGCGCTGTTCCTGCCGGGACGGCCCGCGGCCGCGCAGAAGAGCGAGGAGGAGCAGGAGTTGGTGGCCTCGGAGTAG
- the panB gene encoding 3-methyl-2-oxobutanoate hydroxymethyltransferase produces the protein MTQLSAAQTPQAKPSDGSKALYGGKGTRRITVRDIALAKERGEKWPMLTAYDAMTASVFDEAGIPVMLVGDSAGNCHLGYETTVPVTLDEMTMLSAAVVRGTSRALIVGDLPFGSYQEGPVQALRSATRLVKEAGVGAVKLEGGERSHDQIRLLVESGIPVMAHIGLTPQSVNAMGYRVQGRGEEAAQQLLRDAKAVQDAGAFAVVLELVPAELAAEVTRVLHIPTVGIGAGPETDAQVLVWTDMMGLTGGRVPKFVKQYADLRRAMGDAAKAFADDVVGGTFPLDEHSVH, from the coding sequence ATGACGCAGCTTTCGGCTGCCCAGACGCCTCAGGCGAAGCCCTCCGACGGCAGCAAGGCGCTGTACGGGGGCAAGGGCACTCGGCGCATCACTGTTCGGGACATCGCCCTCGCCAAGGAGCGGGGCGAGAAGTGGCCCATGCTCACCGCCTACGACGCGATGACCGCGTCCGTCTTCGACGAGGCCGGCATCCCGGTCATGCTCGTCGGCGACTCGGCGGGCAACTGCCACCTCGGCTACGAGACCACCGTGCCCGTGACGCTCGACGAGATGACCATGCTCTCGGCGGCCGTCGTACGCGGCACCTCCCGCGCTCTCATCGTCGGCGACCTGCCCTTCGGCTCGTACCAGGAGGGCCCGGTGCAGGCGCTGCGCTCGGCGACCCGGCTGGTCAAGGAGGCCGGGGTCGGCGCCGTGAAGCTGGAGGGCGGCGAGCGCTCGCACGACCAGATCCGGCTCCTCGTCGAGTCCGGCATCCCGGTCATGGCGCACATCGGCCTGACCCCGCAGTCCGTCAACGCCATGGGCTACCGCGTCCAGGGCCGCGGCGAGGAGGCGGCCCAGCAACTGCTGCGCGACGCCAAGGCGGTCCAGGACGCGGGCGCGTTCGCGGTCGTCCTGGAGCTGGTCCCGGCGGAGCTGGCGGCCGAGGTGACGCGCGTCCTGCACATCCCGACCGTCGGCATCGGCGCCGGCCCGGAGACCGACGCACAGGTCCTGGTCTGGACGGACATGATGGGCCTGACCGGCGGCCGCGTCCCCAAGTTCGTCAAGCAGTACGCCGACCTGCGCCGGGCCATGGGCGACGCGGCGAAGGCGTTCGCGGACGACGTCGTCGGCGGCACGTTCCCGCTGGACGAGCACTCCGTCCACTGA
- a CDS encoding helix-turn-helix domain-containing protein gives MLEEAEEIGRRIRRARLRLGMPQADLAVALGKSQGWVSKMERGQIEIDRVGLLNAIAAELHVHPNDLIGRPYTSSPAENQWQVAAGSILRELRRYDLAPAFDGTPRTSSELWRDMTRLHRLRDAAANTAILRVLPDLLREARALAEAAAGREREEAYAVYAVACKFAHTAAHALGHAELITMTAERAAWSARLSGDPIMPALADWMRVWDMWTTADWDDSLYLSDKALRAIQDVYDHGDPLAIRMWGSLQLRAAVSAARAGRPSESEDRIAHARAAAERMHGRQGPPVYDRHSVTFSPGNVQIHAISVALETGDQTRALSLNRRTSPDLVAALPNSRQGHHHMDLARAWLWDGNRDKALFELETAERIAPQLVRNHPIARSTLRSIVHNERATTREKLRRMSNRFHLDG, from the coding sequence ATGCTGGAAGAAGCCGAGGAGATCGGACGCCGTATTCGCCGGGCGCGGCTGCGCCTTGGCATGCCACAGGCAGACCTCGCCGTCGCTTTGGGAAAGTCTCAGGGGTGGGTGTCGAAGATGGAGCGCGGACAGATCGAGATAGACCGCGTTGGTCTGCTCAATGCCATTGCGGCCGAGTTGCACGTACACCCCAACGACCTGATCGGGCGCCCGTACACGAGCAGTCCCGCCGAGAACCAGTGGCAGGTCGCCGCCGGGTCCATCCTGCGGGAACTGCGCCGCTACGACCTCGCACCAGCATTCGACGGCACTCCCCGGACGTCCAGCGAGCTGTGGCGCGATATGACCAGGCTGCACCGTCTGAGGGACGCTGCCGCGAACACCGCCATCCTTCGGGTGCTGCCCGATCTGCTGCGCGAGGCGCGCGCCCTGGCCGAAGCCGCCGCGGGCCGTGAGCGCGAAGAGGCCTACGCTGTGTACGCCGTCGCCTGCAAGTTCGCCCACACTGCCGCGCACGCCCTCGGACACGCCGAACTGATCACCATGACCGCTGAGCGTGCGGCATGGTCCGCTCGGTTGTCCGGCGACCCCATCATGCCCGCGCTTGCTGATTGGATGCGCGTTTGGGACATGTGGACAACCGCGGATTGGGACGATTCCTTGTACCTGTCCGACAAGGCTCTGCGTGCCATTCAGGACGTGTACGACCATGGCGACCCGCTTGCCATCCGCATGTGGGGGTCACTCCAACTGCGTGCTGCCGTATCGGCGGCCCGAGCGGGCCGACCGTCTGAATCCGAGGATCGAATCGCGCACGCTCGCGCAGCCGCTGAGCGTATGCACGGGCGCCAAGGGCCGCCCGTCTACGACCGGCACTCCGTGACGTTCTCACCCGGCAACGTCCAGATTCACGCGATCAGCGTCGCGCTGGAGACCGGCGACCAAACACGGGCCCTTTCCCTCAACCGCCGCACCAGCCCCGACTTGGTTGCTGCGTTGCCGAACTCCCGCCAAGGGCACCATCACATGGACCTCGCTCGCGCATGGCTGTGGGACGGCAACCGCGACAAGGCACTGTTCGAACTGGAGACGGCCGAACGCATCGCCCCGCAACTGGTTCGCAACCATCCCATCGCGCGTTCGACGCTGCGCAGCATCGTCCACAACGAGCGCGCGACCACCCGAGAGAAGCTGCGCCGCATGTCGAACCGCTTCCATCTCGACGGATGA
- a CDS encoding glycine-rich domain-containing protein — protein sequence MTTAERRAGIDARTLISTELRETLVDNMRAKFPQLTAGHADRGVGQMLAFLAACDYSEKPLSPSPLVDDFWHAFLLHTKAYRRFCEEKFGRFLDHQPGYLDPEEHGGGKALRSRTVDAITLAGYEIDMEFWPELDLAECSQCHANCSNSPFRP from the coding sequence GTGACCACAGCAGAGAGGCGCGCCGGGATCGACGCGCGGACGCTGATCAGTACGGAACTGCGGGAAACTCTGGTCGACAACATGCGCGCCAAGTTCCCGCAACTGACCGCGGGGCATGCCGACCGCGGCGTCGGACAGATGCTTGCCTTCCTCGCCGCGTGTGACTACAGCGAGAAGCCGCTCAGTCCATCCCCCCTCGTAGACGACTTCTGGCACGCCTTCCTGCTCCACACCAAGGCGTACCGGAGGTTCTGTGAGGAGAAGTTCGGCCGGTTCCTGGACCACCAGCCCGGATACCTCGACCCGGAGGAGCATGGGGGTGGCAAGGCCCTCCGCTCTCGGACGGTCGACGCGATCACACTCGCCGGGTACGAGATCGACATGGAGTTCTGGCCGGAGCTGGACCTCGCTGAGTGCTCGCAGTGCCACGCGAATTGCTCGAACAGCCCGTTCCGTCCCTGA
- a CDS encoding phosphotransferase → MDRIEWHDLPAETRTAVERYTGPVDDARTAPHGVMSRLACTVDARTGRAFVKGTRHDDPQAWVYRHEAKVTQLAPRAPRVLWEVDACGWQLYGYEYIEGRYPDLSPGSNDLAALVHTLTAVSRTPWPETLNKKPLHTRWAESLPEDVASGLRGRALAHTDMSPHNMLMRDADELLLLDWALACPAPAWADTALTIPRLISAGHTPMQAEAIAWQIPAYRAAAPDTLTLFARTVHTAWEDWERTRPMPHRAALTAAARTWATHREERGLDAAVDGP, encoded by the coding sequence GTGGATCGAATCGAATGGCACGACCTACCAGCAGAAACCCGTACCGCCGTCGAGCGATACACGGGCCCGGTCGACGACGCTCGGACCGCGCCGCACGGCGTCATGTCCCGACTCGCCTGCACCGTCGACGCCCGAACCGGCCGCGCCTTCGTCAAGGGCACCCGCCACGATGACCCACAGGCGTGGGTCTACCGCCACGAGGCCAAGGTCACGCAGTTGGCGCCCCGCGCCCCGCGCGTACTGTGGGAGGTCGACGCCTGTGGATGGCAGCTCTACGGATACGAATACATCGAGGGCCGATACCCCGACCTGAGTCCGGGATCCAACGATCTCGCCGCCCTCGTGCACACGCTCACCGCTGTATCCCGAACGCCGTGGCCCGAGACTCTGAACAAGAAACCTCTTCACACGCGGTGGGCAGAATCCCTGCCCGAGGACGTAGCGAGCGGGTTGCGAGGCAGGGCACTCGCCCACACGGACATGTCTCCCCACAACATGCTCATGAGAGACGCTGACGAACTGCTTCTCCTGGACTGGGCGCTTGCCTGCCCTGCCCCTGCATGGGCAGACACGGCGCTGACGATCCCCCGGCTCATCTCGGCCGGGCACACACCGATGCAGGCCGAGGCGATCGCCTGGCAGATTCCCGCATACCGAGCGGCCGCGCCCGACACCCTCACCTTGTTCGCGCGCACGGTCCACACCGCATGGGAGGACTGGGAGCGCACACGTCCTATGCCTCACAGAGCCGCACTCACTGCCGCTGCCCGAACGTGGGCTACGCACCGCGAGGAAAGGGGGCTGGATGCCGCGGTCGATGGTCCGTGA
- a CDS encoding transposase: MVITVRRGPQLTGPNPTDRGKRGLKIRLIVDGQGLLLSVGISAANLHDSQALIPLVRGIPPLRSRRGPRRRRPGRLHGDKGFRASSHPDAWADTAGSWSGPWLSGCRRLHRRYERKPEHFLTFTSIAATITCHRRLTK; the protein is encoded by the coding sequence TTGGTCATCACTGTCCGTCGCGGGCCGCAGCTGACGGGACCGAATCCGACTGACCGCGGCAAAAGGGGATTGAAAATCCGCCTCATCGTGGACGGACAGGGGTTGCTTCTGTCGGTCGGCATATCCGCCGCCAACCTCCACGACAGCCAGGCACTCATCCCGCTGGTCCGCGGCATTCCGCCCCTCCGTTCTCGACGCGGCCCGCGACGCCGGCGGCCCGGCAGGCTGCACGGCGATAAGGGATTCAGGGCGTCGAGTCATCCCGACGCCTGGGCCGACACTGCTGGGTCGTGGAGCGGACCGTGGCTGTCCGGCTGCCGACGCCTCCACCGCCGCTACGAGCGCAAGCCGGAACACTTCCTCACGTTTACCTCCATCGCCGCCACCATCACATGTCACCGCAGACTCACCAAGTGA
- a CDS encoding thiol-activated cytolysin family protein: protein MPIEKGDLIIGDGPDVYYIENDRRRLVPDYTTLLALDSKGWDAVKHVLADELLAVEIGPPIPSLANGSLLIGTDGKSFLARRGQLHPVPDAATLALFPRHRAAQLRPGDLQLFPSRLGEKLPSVHDVSAEVLAIDTYIRSLAPLPYRDDTDEAGPVVKRPGVTEVDGVAVEVSEQRIRMSRRVSDFVEINPIPDVMWAGALVTGASVAPGALAPIPLQRHPGWITVATSLTSPAPKSQSRRLSEPSLRAYQDALTELIHELKPQDSAAAISFQLEKIDTLEEGMLRFGLNLKGSGWGVDAKAQLNTRASRSTTFGYFSQSYYQVTFDPDGSPPRFFADDVTLDQVKAYCGPDNPPCHIATVTYGRLLTFLVDSEATSFEVKAALNASWESAVSGTAALTGEHKNTLSRSSVTAAVLGGSSGVVGEVITNPVAGLVPWIQGQLAVNRDLPVAPIQYTVRYLAPPHNLVQVSRTTDVVRIVDANVYGGREAGGTYKVGEGDGKGPVPTGIRVNRGDEVTFTATGRVWAGWMFIGATGPEGISGPPKSWYPLPDGEGVRGSMLIGGYDNGKWFPIGSGARVHVPAESDDCELWLRLNDDDMTNGDGDFDVTVSVRRRLPTIPAMTQ from the coding sequence ATGCCGATCGAAAAAGGCGACCTCATTATCGGCGACGGACCCGATGTGTATTACATCGAGAATGACAGGCGCCGTCTGGTCCCCGATTACACGACCTTACTGGCGCTGGACTCCAAGGGCTGGGACGCCGTAAAACACGTGCTGGCAGACGAACTGCTCGCCGTCGAAATCGGTCCGCCCATTCCCTCGCTCGCGAACGGCAGTCTGCTCATCGGCACCGACGGAAAGTCCTTCCTGGCCCGGCGCGGGCAGCTCCACCCCGTCCCCGACGCGGCCACGCTCGCGCTGTTTCCCCGCCACCGCGCCGCCCAGCTGCGGCCCGGGGACCTCCAGCTCTTCCCCTCGCGTCTCGGCGAAAAGCTGCCCAGCGTGCACGACGTGAGCGCGGAGGTGCTGGCCATCGACACCTACATTCGCTCCCTCGCGCCACTGCCCTACCGGGACGACACCGACGAGGCCGGTCCGGTGGTGAAGCGCCCGGGTGTCACCGAGGTGGACGGTGTGGCGGTCGAGGTGTCGGAGCAGCGGATCCGCATGTCACGGCGGGTCTCCGACTTCGTAGAGATCAACCCCATTCCGGACGTCATGTGGGCGGGTGCACTCGTCACCGGGGCTTCGGTGGCCCCCGGCGCGCTGGCCCCCATTCCGCTGCAGCGCCATCCGGGCTGGATCACGGTCGCGACAAGCCTCACCAGCCCCGCCCCGAAATCCCAGTCCCGTCGGTTGAGCGAGCCGTCGTTGCGCGCCTACCAGGATGCGCTGACCGAGCTGATCCACGAGCTGAAGCCGCAGGACAGCGCGGCGGCCATTTCCTTCCAGCTGGAGAAGATAGACACCCTGGAAGAGGGGATGCTCCGGTTCGGCCTCAATCTCAAGGGTTCGGGGTGGGGAGTAGACGCCAAAGCCCAGCTGAATACCCGCGCGAGCCGGAGCACGACCTTCGGCTATTTCTCCCAGTCGTACTACCAGGTCACTTTTGACCCCGACGGATCACCGCCCCGATTCTTCGCGGACGATGTCACTCTGGACCAGGTAAAGGCCTATTGCGGCCCCGACAACCCACCGTGTCATATCGCCACGGTGACCTACGGCAGGCTGCTGACGTTCCTGGTGGACAGCGAGGCCACGAGCTTCGAGGTCAAGGCCGCGCTCAACGCGAGCTGGGAGTCGGCCGTTTCCGGCACGGCCGCCCTGACCGGGGAGCACAAAAACACCCTGTCGCGCAGTTCGGTGACGGCGGCCGTGCTGGGCGGATCGAGCGGTGTGGTCGGGGAGGTCATCACCAACCCGGTCGCGGGCCTCGTGCCCTGGATCCAGGGGCAGCTGGCCGTGAACAGGGATTTGCCCGTGGCGCCGATCCAGTACACGGTCCGCTATCTGGCGCCGCCGCACAACCTGGTGCAGGTCTCCCGCACGACCGATGTCGTCCGCATCGTCGACGCGAATGTGTACGGCGGGCGCGAGGCTGGGGGCACCTACAAGGTAGGTGAGGGCGACGGCAAGGGACCGGTTCCCACCGGGATCCGGGTGAACCGCGGGGACGAGGTCACGTTCACCGCGACCGGACGGGTCTGGGCGGGGTGGATGTTCATCGGCGCAACGGGACCAGAGGGCATCAGCGGCCCGCCCAAGTCGTGGTACCCGCTCCCCGATGGTGAGGGCGTACGGGGCTCCATGCTGATCGGCGGGTACGACAACGGCAAGTGGTTCCCCATCGGTTCGGGCGCCCGGGTGCACGTGCCCGCCGAGTCGGATGACTGTGAACTGTGGCTGCGGCTCAACGACGACGACATGACGAACGGCGACGGTGATTTCGACGTCACCGTGTCCGTCCGCCGACGTTTGCCGACCATTCCGGCGATGACTCAATAG
- a CDS encoding glutamine synthetase family protein: protein MDKQQEFVLRTLEERDIRFVRLWFTDVLGFLKSVAVAPAELEQAFDEGIGFDGSAIEGFARVYESDMIAKPDPSTFQILPWRAEAPGTARMFCDILMPDGSPSFADPRYVLKRALARTSDLGFTFYTHPEIEFFLLKDRPLDGTRPTPADNSGYFDHTPQNIGMDFRRQAITMLESMGISVEFSHHEGAPGQQEIDLRYADALSTADNIMTFRLVMKQVALEQGVQATFMPKPFSEHPGSGMHTHLSLFEGDRNAFYESGSEYQLSKVGRSFIAGLLRHAAEISAVTNQWVNSYKRIWGGSERTAGAGGEAPSYICWGHNNRSALVRVPMYKPGKTGSARVEVRSIDSGANPYLAYAVLLAAGLKGIEEGYELPPGAEDDVWALSNAERRAMGIEPLPQNLGEALTLMENSDLVAETLGEHVFDFFLRNKKSEWEEYRSEVTAFELRKNLPVL from the coding sequence ATGGACAAGCAGCAGGAGTTCGTGCTCCGGACGTTGGAGGAGCGCGACATCCGTTTCGTACGCCTGTGGTTCACGGACGTGCTGGGCTTCCTCAAGTCCGTGGCCGTGGCCCCTGCCGAACTGGAGCAGGCCTTCGACGAGGGCATCGGCTTCGACGGCTCGGCGATCGAGGGCTTCGCCCGCGTATACGAGTCGGACATGATCGCCAAGCCGGATCCGTCGACGTTCCAGATCCTGCCCTGGCGCGCCGAGGCCCCCGGCACGGCCCGCATGTTCTGCGACATCCTCATGCCGGACGGCTCCCCGTCCTTCGCGGACCCGCGCTACGTCCTGAAGCGGGCCCTCGCCCGCACCTCCGACCTGGGCTTCACCTTCTACACCCACCCGGAGATCGAGTTCTTCCTGCTGAAGGACCGCCCGCTCGACGGCACGCGCCCCACCCCGGCCGACAACTCCGGCTACTTCGACCACACCCCGCAGAACATCGGCATGGACTTCCGCCGCCAGGCGATCACCATGCTGGAGTCCATGGGCATCTCGGTCGAGTTCTCCCACCACGAGGGCGCGCCGGGCCAGCAGGAGATCGACCTGCGCTACGCCGACGCGCTCTCCACGGCCGACAACATCATGACGTTCCGCCTGGTCATGAAGCAGGTGGCGCTGGAGCAGGGCGTGCAGGCGACGTTCATGCCGAAGCCGTTCTCCGAGCACCCGGGCTCCGGCATGCACACGCACCTGTCCCTCTTCGAGGGCGACCGCAACGCCTTCTACGAGTCGGGCTCCGAGTACCAGCTCTCCAAGGTCGGCCGCTCCTTCATCGCGGGCCTGCTACGGCACGCGGCGGAGATCTCGGCCGTCACCAACCAGTGGGTGAACTCCTACAAGCGCATCTGGGGCGGCTCGGAGCGCACGGCCGGCGCCGGCGGCGAGGCCCCGTCGTACATCTGCTGGGGCCACAACAACCGCAGCGCCCTGGTCCGCGTCCCGATGTACAAGCCCGGCAAGACCGGCTCCGCGCGCGTGGAGGTCCGCTCCATCGACTCCGGCGCCAACCCGTACCTGGCGTACGCCGTCCTGCTCGCGGCGGGCCTGAAGGGCATCGAGGAGGGCTACGAGCTCCCGCCGGGCGCCGAGGACGACGTCTGGGCCCTCTCCAACGCCGAACGCCGCGCCATGGGCATCGAGCCTCTCCCGCAGAACCTCGGCGAGGCCCTCACCCTCATGGAGAACAGCGACCTGGTCGCCGAAACCCTGGGCGAACACGTCTTCGACTTCTTCCTGCGCAACAAGAAGAGCGAGTGGGAGGAGTACCGCTCGGAGGTCACCGCGTTCGAGCTGCGGAAGAACCTGCCGGTTCTGTAG